TATACGTCTCCATGTACCTCTCCCAATGCTGTATATTTCAGCCATTGGGAAATTCAATTAATCAGTAGGACAATAGCGTTGCAAAAGTTTGTATTGATTAGTGAAAGCTGAATAACTAAGCCCTCAAAAATCACCCTTACACCTATCCTTATAAGGTGGttgaattgtgataaattcacCCAAAATGGGTTACACACATAGAACACATAGAAAGGATCATCTCTTTTGGGTCTAACTAAACAAAGCAAACCATTACATGCACTAATATCAGAAATATCCCAAGTGAGTACATTAAATTTAGGTGTAAAGTTGAGTTTGGAGGCCTGGACACTTGCACTATCAGCATAAACCTGAGATAAATGAAGCCTCTTTCGAGATTTTTCAAGATTATTATACATCAGTAGCCAACAACCTGAGCCTCAGAAAGGATTCAGGTTTTTGACCTACGACCCTGATAGATCCCACTCGAAGACTAAGTATAAGACGAATCACGAGAAGATAGCAAGGCAGGTTCGCAAATATGGCTCGTAAGGAGAGCTCGCGGACATGGCTCGCAAAAGAGGGGTTTGCGAGCACAACTTACTGTTTGAGCTCGTAGGAGTCTAGGGAAAGCCACAGCCTCAGTTCGCACACACATAAGGAGTGCATAGATATGACCACATGCCTTGCAGGCCGCCCTAACACATGTTCAGCAGGTATGGAGCCCACTCAAGATGTTAGTTCTAGGAATAGAAAGGACCGCTTGCTCCTCTAGACACGTGTTCAACAGGTTTAAAGTTCGCAAAGAATGTCAATATTAAGGACAGAAAATGTCAATGCCAGATGAAAtagaatcaaaataaaataatgggcCCTGCTGTGAGCTGTAATTGTGCTTGTAACCATATGTATAAATACCCAAATATTTACACGAGAAATATTACCTAACAAAACCATTTCAAGCTTCTTACTTGATAGTCAGTGTCTTAAGATTAAAGTTCAAAACATTTCAAGTCgaaaaaaaaatataagaaaatgtgGGGCTGATAGAAAGGAGCAATCGAACCATCAAGCTACAGACATGAACCAACGACAAAGATTTGCAGATTGTTTCAACTCCCACTCCATCTAATTTTAGACATTCTCTCAAGGCTTCCCATCAATTCCCTTCTCCATTGCAGGTGAGTTTGAAAGAGATTCATCTCTTTCATTTCTGATCCTGAATTTGCATGGCTCCACCTTCAACATCACCGCTCTACATTTTAATCAACACTATGCCACCCCAAAAATCTTGAAAGAGGCTCCACTTATCCCACATTGATTTCGACGATGCACGTTTCCAGGTCTTCAAACTCAAATTTACACTCAAATCTAATGTACCGACTTAGAATATTTCTGATATGAGTGCTTGCAATGGTTTGCTTTGTTTAGTTGGACCCAAAAAAAGATGACCCTTTCTATGTGTGTAACCCAATTTTGGGTGAATTTATCACTATTTAACCTAATTATAAGGATAGGTGTATGAGTCGTTTTTGGGGGTTTCGTTATTCAACTGCCACAAATCAATACAAACTTTTGCAAAGCTATTATCCTACACTTGAATTGAATTACCCAATGGCTGAAATATACACCATTGGGAGTGGTACATGGAGAAGCATAGGAAATACACCTACTGGCTCTGTTTCTTTACCTTTCAATGCTTTCTTGAATGGAGCCCTTCACTGGTCGAAATCTTCTCTTGGTGGTGAATTCATAAATTCTTTTGACTTTGATACTGAGCGGTTTGGGATAGTTCCACCCCCTGATCATTTTCAAGAATTGGATAAAGAATCTGGAGACACAACGACTGGAGTGCTAGGAGGTTGTCTGTTTATAATTCACCTCGCGATTTCGGAGCTATTTGAGATTTGGGTTGTGGAGTATGGTGTCAAGGAGTCTAGGACCAAACAGTTTGTTGTTCAATTTGCTGTACCCATAGGGATTTGGCTACGATTCCTATCAACCAACGGTTGTTTTGAGTAATGGAGAAATATTGATGTTGTACAATGAGGTAATAGTTGTAACCAATTCGTATCTACCAAAGGCTCTTTTGAGCAGTGGACAAATATTGTATTTGACCAAGAAGGTAATAGATTTTAACAACCAGAAAGTTAAACGTCTTGAAGAAACTAGATTAAGCCAGACTCGCGCACGTTTCAATGCAATCGCTTATACCCGGTGCTttatttctctctataatgttgcAAAAGGAGAGCGAATTTCCAGGTACTGTAATATCATCCTGAAACTAGTATATGCTTCATCAATTTAGAGATTGCGGCCAATGAAGTGATAGCTTAGACCTCAAGTAACAaactcatttttctttttcttttttcattttttccgGTACAGAATACTCATGCATTTGCTTTGTACAAAATGAGTGCAAACTGGCAATGAATCTTTTCTTTCTCTGAGGTTTTATTTACTATTTAGTTCCTTGGTGCTATAGCATATTTAATGATACAATGTTCTATTGATTCATGAATATAGCATGGAGTTTGCACCATATACGTCAAAATTCAACATAGCAATGAATCTTTACTTTGATTAGACTTGGTGTGATTTTGCGAATTTTCTTTCATCATCTGCAAGCTTGAATCACTGCTTTTGGTGTAAAATTAAAACTGCTGATCTGATGGTAATCTCTTTCATGCCTTTTTAATGATAGATAGAGCTTTTTGCCATTTGAAACTAGAGCTATAAACTACTGTTTGTGGATGATTGGATGACATGCTTGCTTGATGCTTGAGTTGTTAGATTGAGACATGAACTTTAGATCTCTGTTTCCATGTACAATTTACTCTGTTCTACTTGGATGTATCATACTTGTTAATTAATAAGCTGAAAAAGTTTATACAGGATGCAAAGCACCAGAGTCTATGACAAGATCTGTCAACAAGAGTTCCAAGACTGTACTGGTTGTGGAGATCAGGCTAGTTTTCCTGTTTTTGGGGTTCCCCATGGAGCTGTAAATTACCATGTGAGTTTTATTGTTCTCGAGTTTTTGTACGAGTCCCCCTTTCAATATGCATCTGTTTATGATTTAGTGATACATGAAAAGTAAAATTTTCAGGCAGAGTTATATGAAATAAGCTCGGAGATATGATGCGCAGCTTGTCATGCAACCGGTAGCCAAGCTGTTCCTTAGAAATTATTTCTGACTTTGCGGAGCCTATGAAGTCATTCagatgttatgcttttgttgctTGTAATCAAACATCTTCATGTTGAATCAGCTTAAGATCAGCAAGCTAATTGGTAGATTTATCAGTCTTAGGCGTCCATGTAAACTGAGACTGGTGCATTTGGTGCATTACTTTGTCATTTTAGTAATATTTGAGGCCAATTAAAGGAAAAACCAACCACTTAGGCCCCTTAAGGTGCTTGCTTTATGCTTTGTGAAACTTTAGAGAATGTGAACTTAATAATAAACGTATTGTTTGTGTCACTTCAAGTAAGAGTATCAGTAAACCTCATCACCTATCAGCTGAAGCAAATAGAAGATGAGCAAAAAATTTGCAGATTCAGAGCAGAGGGTGTGAATGAAGTTAATCATTGGACTTGGTCTGGGCAACAATAAAGACTTCGATTTGCAATATTTACTTCGATGACAGATAACAATTTACAACAATTTCCTAATTTTTCTTCCAGGAACCTAAGCCATTTCTTCGAGTTTCCACACGTACTTAGTACTTGCCTTATCCTCTGCATGTCCATCATACTTATGCAGTAGATGACCATTAGCAATCATCACGCTTCTAGCATCACAAATCAGAAGATTCCCATGTTTCACCTAACAGACTGTGACAGAAGCTCGATTGGCCATGATTTTTAGGCATTTGATGCAAACCATTGGAATATTTATCATGCTGCACGAGTAGTAGTTTGCATTTCTCCATGGAACAAGGCCTATCTAATCAATAAAAGGCCACCATCCATGTCACTTGCATCATGATTCTGATATTTGTATTTTCCCCCTCCTAGTATGACAAATTTTTCTCATTGAAGATtagatttcttgataattttaactATGTCATATACAAGAAGTGCAACATGAG
The Gossypium arboreum isolate Shixiya-1 chromosome 10, ASM2569848v2, whole genome shotgun sequence genome window above contains:
- the LOC108485485 gene encoding uncharacterized protein LOC108485485 yields the protein MLYNEVIVVTNSYLPKALLSSGQILYLTKKVIDFNNQKVKRLEETRLSQTRARFNAIAYTRCFISLYNVAKGERISRMQSTRVYDKICQQEFQDCTGCGDQASFPVFGVPHGAVNYHAELYEISSEI